The genomic region gacacacacacacacacacacactcacagtgacactcacacacacacacacactctcacacacacagacacacacacactcacagtgacactcacacacacacacacactcacacacacacaaacacacacacacacacacacacacacactctcacacacagacacacacacacacacagacgcacacactcacagtgacactcacacacacacacacactcacagtgacactcacacacacacacacacacacacacactcttacttacagacaaacagacacacacacacactcactcatacagacaaacagacacacacacacacacacacacacacacacactcacagtgacactcacacacacacacacacacacactctcacacacacagacacacacacactcacagtgacactcacacacacacacacactcacacacactcacagtgacacacacacacacactcactcacacacacacactcacacacacacactctcacacacacacacacactcacacagacacacacacacacactcatacttacagacacacacacacacacactcacacagacacacacacacacactcatacttacagacacacacacacacactcacacagacacacacacacacacactcatacttacagacacacacacacacactcacacagacacacacacacacactcatacttacagacacacacacacacactcacacagacacacacacacacacactcatacttacagacacacacacacacacacacacacactcatacttacagacacacacacacacacacacacacacacacacacacacacacacagacagacagacactcacacacacacacacacacactcacacacacaacattttcatttatgttcCTACCTGCTCTGGAGCCACATGATTAGCCAGTCCACTGACCACTGTCCTGGGGGAGGGCTCTCCCAGGTCCACTTCCTGTACATAGAGGGACTCTGAGTCTGGGTGTTTTCGGACTGTGAGGATTCGGCCGATCCGCAGGTCCAGCCTGGACACATCGGGTCTGTGGTCTCGCTCCAAAATGGACACTGCACTGGGACGATCTGCAGGACAGACGGCGGAGTCCACACGAGCTCCTGACAGACGGACACACAGATAACTGACATTACATAATCAGTACAGGTGATAAACTATACATACACGTAGGTAGTGCGACCTGTACATAAGGactatatatatacagtcagaTCTATAAAGCACATTACATCTAGTTATTACAGatcactgctggaacaaaatGCTGCATCTCCATAACAGAAACTCTGCCGGAGCAGGAAAAGCATGTAACTTGTACTGAAACACTtttctttcgtttttttttttgttgttaccTCTCCggtctctcctcctcctcccctcgCTGTGAGTGTGCGGGGTGCTCCTCTGAGCTGGGGGGGCAGTGGAAGGCTGCGATGGGTCAGTTTGAAGTGAGCCCTCTGGGGCAGTAGCCTTAATCTCTGTTATAGAGGCGGTCAGAACCCTCTCCTGATGGAGCTTCACtaaaaccacacacaaaaacagcaagAATGAATTAATCAGAGGGATCAATCTCATTACTGCACAACAGACACAGCACACAGATCACAGATCATTCAGATACGGCCCATTCATAGTGGCTATTCATAAATCACAGCAGGCGCTTGATGACAAAGCAATTACAGAGATAGTGGTTACTAAACCATTCATAGTAATTACAGAGTAATTCATACTggctactgaatgatttatagtagttattgtgtaattcatactggctactgaatgatttatagtagttattgtgtaattcatactggctactgaatgatttatagtagttattgtgtaattcatactggctactgaataatttatagtagttattgtgtaattcatactggctactgaatgatttatagtagttattgtgtaattcatactggctactgaataatttatagtagttattgtgtaattcatactggctactgaatgatttatattagttattgtgtaattcatactggctactgaatgatttatagtagttattgtgtaattcatactggctactgaatgatttatagtagttattgtgtaattcatactggctactgaataatttatagtagttattgtgtaattcatactggctactgaatgatttatattagttattgtgtaattcatactggctactgaataatttatagtagttattgtgtaattcatactggctactgaatgatttatattagttattgtgtaattcatactggctactgaatgatttatagtagttattgtgtaattcatactggctactgaatgatttatattagttattgtgtaattcatactggctactgaataatttatagtagttattgtgtaattcatactggctactgaatgatttatagtagttattgtgtaattcatactggctaatgaatgatttatagtagttattgtgtaattcatactggctaatgaatgatttatagtagttattgtgtaattcatactggctactgaatgatttatagtagttattgtgtaattcatactggctactgaatgatttatattagttattgtgtaattcatactggctactgaataatttatagtagttattgtgtaattcatactggctactgaatgatttatattagttattgtgtaattcatactggctactgaataatttatagtagttattgtgtaattcatactggctactgaatgatttatattagttattgtgtaattcatactggctactgaatgatttatagtagttattgtgtaattcatactggctactgaatgatttatagtagttattgtgtaattcatactggctactgaataatttatagtagttattgtgtaattcatactggctactgaatgatttatattagttattgtgtaattcatactggctactgaataatttatagtagttattgtgtaattcatactggctactgaatgatttatattagttattgtgtaattcatactggctactgaatgatttatagtagttattgtgtaattcatactggctactgaatgatttatattagttattgtgtaattcatactggctactgaatgatttatagtagttattgtgtaattcatactggctactgaatgatttatagtagttattgtgtaattcatactggctactgaataatttatagtagttattgtgtaattcatactggctactgaatgatttatattagttattgtgtaattcatactggctactgaataatttatagtagttattgtgtaattcatactggctactgaatgatttatattagttattgtgtaattcatactggctactgaatgatttatagtagttattgtgtaattcatactggctactgaatgatttatattagttattgtgtaattcatactggctactgaataatttatagtagttattgtgtaattcatactggctactgaatgatttatagtagttattgtgTAATTCATACAGGCtaatgaatgatttatagtagttattgtgtaattcatactggctactgaatgatttatattagttattgtgtaattcatactggctactgaataatttatagtagttattgtgtaattcatactggctactgaatgatttatattagttattgtgtaattcatactggctaatgaatgatttatagtagttattgtgtaattcatactggctactgaatgatttatagtagttattgtgtaattcatactggctactgaatgatttatattaGTTATTGTGTAATTCATACTGGCTACTGAAcgatttatagtagttattgtgtaattcatactggctactgaatgatttatagtagttattgtgtaattcatactggctactgaatgatttatagtagttattgtgTAATTCATTATGGCTACTGAGTaatttgtgtctgtgtatatgtgtgtgtgtgtgtgtgtgtgtgtgtgtgtgtgcatgtgtgtgcgtgtgtgtgtgtgtgtgtgtatgtgtgtgtctgtgtgtgtgtgtgcatgtgtgtgcatgtgtgtgtgtgtgtgtgtgtgtgtgtgtgtgtgtgtgtgtgtgcgtgtgtgtgtgtgtgtgtgtgtgtgtgtgtgtgtgtttgtgtgtgtgtgtgcatgtgtgtgtgtgtgtgtgtgtgtgtgtgtgtgtgtgtgtgtgtgtgtgtgtgtgtgtgtgtgtgcgtgtgtgtgtgtgtgagtgtgtgtgtgtgtgtgtaagcagtcCTTACTGGATTTTTTCCTGCGTATATCCTGCAGTTTTCCCTTCAGCTCATCTATGTCCTTCTTCAGTTTCCCGTTTTCCACCAGCAGTTTCTTCTCCTCGCGCACTGAGGCCTGCAGCACTGCAGCGAAAGCACAGCGAAGACAAAGCTCTTCATTTGATCAGCTGAACAGAAACTTGGTCTGAGTCGAGGAGATCCAGAGATCAGGAGGCACAAAAAGTTCATCTCAGAGAAAACTCTCCTGGAAATTCTGCACTATATGATTCCATGCGTTTATGGGAAATAGTCAAACTGATGAAAAGAGTCTGATGTCAGCAGTGATGAAGACTCCCATTAGATTATTACTGCACATCAAAAGAGGAAAACCAGCCAATCATCAGCGGCTAAACAGGGAAACATTAATGTTCATACTTGCTTTCTCTTTGAGCAGCTGCACCTGCTGTGTGAAAAACTCCATCATCCGTTCTTCCTCCTTCAGATCCACATTCGACTCAGGAGGAGATTTACCTGCCATACTCACacctgacagagagagagagagagagagagagagagagagagagaaacagagagagagagacagagagagagagagaggggggggtaaaCAGGTAGAGAGAAaggtaaaaagagaaagagagaaagagagagagagagagaggggggggggtaagaggtaaagagaaagagagagagaggtagagagagaggggtaaagaggtaaagagaaagagagagagagagagagagagatagagagagagagagagagagagagagaggtaaagacagagagagagagagagagagagaggtagagagagaggtagaggtagagaggtagagagagagagagagagagagatgtaaagacagagagagaggtaaagagagagagagagagagagagaaagagagaaagagagagagaggtaaagaggtaaagagaacgagagagcgaCAGAAgtaaagaggtaaagagagagagagagagagagagagagaaggtgaggtagagagagagagaggtagagagagagaga from Pygocentrus nattereri isolate fPygNat1 chromosome 9, fPygNat1.pri, whole genome shotgun sequence harbors:
- the aimp1b gene encoding aminoacyl tRNA synthase complex-interacting multifunctional protein 1 — its product is MQAEREREGERERERSVLWLLSSVSQRLCFSAGVSMAGKSPPESNVDLKEEERMMEFFTQQVQLLKEKAMLQASVREEKKLLVENGKLKKDIDELKGKLQDIRRKKSMKLHQERVLTASITEIKATAPEGSLQTDPSQPSTAPPAQRSTPHTHSEGRRRRDRRGARVDSAVCPADRPSAVSILERDHRPDVSRLDLRIGRILTVRKHPDSESLYVQEVDLGEPSPRTVVSGLANHVAPEQLQDSLAVLLCNVKPVKVRGVQSHARLVCAVNQDKMEPLDPPTGAQPGDRVTFQNYPGEAERELNPKRRIWERLLPDLRTDAKGVANYKGVGFEVRGKGLCRAATISNGGIK